The DNA window AACTCCATTGGTACTAGATCTGCTCTCTTTATTTGTAGGTGAGGAATGCTTAGCATTTTCTTGGCTAACAATATGTTTAAATTCTTCCAGAATGCCTTTTGTTCCACCCCATATTTCGAGCCATTTGCCATCCCTTTGCTTCTTGATAAGCTTTCTTCCTCTCTTCCGTTAGCAAAGGTAAGTAGCTTAACTTACTGCGTTGCCCCTCAGCAACTTACCATTGTGAACATTCTGCTCAAAACTTCTCTTCTAATTTTCTTTACAGCTTGAATCTTTGAAATATCTGGACAATTGCATTCGCTTCTATGGAGCTGATAGAATGGTTAGACATGCATCGGCTGTGTGGCTTAAGTTGAAAGAAGTGATTTTTAGCCTTTCTCCAGAGCAACTTCTACTAACATCAGGATCTGCAAAAGATGCAGAGAAGAATAAGAATCAAATGGTCTCAGAGACTCTGAATTGTTTGAAGACTGCTATTACGTATATTGATTCTTCAGATAAAGATCTTTTCATCAATTTGATCTTGTTGGATGAGGATATTGTGAATAAGATCCATTCTATATCAAGTGCAGAAAAGTCCATATTGAGTTCATTGGAAGATTTGGCCCAAGTAAATGCACTCGGAAGTGTCATTTCTATTCTTGCTGAATCATCTACATATTTCTGTACTAGAGTTTTTCAAGAGCATCTTACACACTTGGTGGATATTTTGGGAACCTCAACTGACTATGAATCTCGGCAGTTGAATACTTGTAATGGATCATCTTCTGCTGCTGTCAACTATGGAGCACTCTATTTATGTGTTCAAATGCTTGCATCCTGTAGAGAAGTGGCTTTGGTATCTTATGCAGAGTGTTCTTCTCTTAAATTAGCAAAGGAGTCTTGGTGGCTTATCTTAGAGAAGAAGTTGGATCAGCTAATCCATCTCCTTGGATTATTTTTAACTTTAGATTCTCGATCTATGCAGTCAATGTTCAGACAAGAATATGATGCATGTGCTGGTATGTTAATGTCTTAATTGTGAATTTACTACATGCCACATTTTGTGACATGTGCTCCGGTTTGGCATCATCACATTTCCCCAAAATTATGTTGATCCATGCATATACTTAATATTGCCAAACTTGCTAATTCACAAACACTAAATCCACATGGTGTCCAACATTCTTTGCTTTTCCAGTTTACCTATTTTGCTTCAGTGTTGTACTTATCGCCACTGATAATTAAGTTCTCTATTCTATTTTGATTTGATTACTTATAAATGGTTTGCAGTGAAGGGCTTGCTAACACTAGCAACATTCCCGGAACAGTGCTCACCTTTACAGGCAAATGCTTTTGAGGATATTCTGGCTATGCTTACCTCGGTGATTACAAGCAAGTTTGAAAATGTAGATTTATGGAGATTGTCATTGAAAGCATTGACTAGCATTGGTTCATCTATCATCGAGTTCAATGCTTCTCAAAAGGAAGTGATTTACTGCAGAACAGTTGTTGACAAGATTGTTTCTTTGCTTGAATCTTATGATGGTTCGATGCCTCTCAGCCTAAGACTTGAAGCAAGTTATGAAGTTGGAACGGCTGGGTTGAACCATATGTTAAGGGTTGCTAGGTCACTTGAAGGAGCTGTTGTCACTAATATTTCTAAGGTCTGAGGCCTGCTTCCCCTGTTGTCTTCTTGTTCCATGCAACTTTCATTTTTGTAAGCAACTGAACAAAGTTTTTATTGATGATGCAGGCTAATGGAAGAATGGAATGTGCTGAATATGTAGCCCATTTATTTGAGTGCTACTCTAGTCGGGTCCTTCCTTGGTATGATAACTTTTGTACTTTCTGTAAGGCCCTTTGTTACCTTTTAATACAAAGAAAAGATACACAGGTATCCTGTGTGTGCGAGAAACAAAGAAAAAACCGTTGCATGCATCCTTTCTGAAGTCCCTTTGTTAACCGCTGCGCGCATGGACCTTTGATTAGCTAGTTAGTTACTATGGATCAAAGAGTAAAGGACCTCTCTACTTTAATTTCTACCAAGCTATCTGAAATGTCATATAAATATGACTGGAGTTAGTTTTTTTTGGCATGATAAATGTTGATTAGTGATCCATTCTCTCTCGGTAATAATCTCCTTCATGGCAGGTTGTTTACTTCAGGTGGTATCAATGAACTCGCTTTGAGCTTCGCAATGCATCTCTTGGACGAGATAAAGGACTTATCTATGTTAGATAGAATCAGTTCACAGGTGAAGCTCTATCAAATTTTACACTTCAGTTAATTAAGTTGCTTTTACAGTACCTGGTGCTTTGATGGTACATCTTGTAAAAATAAAGTATTTAGTAATGGTTGCACTATAAtccctctctatatctctcagGGCCTCCTTGACTCACTGATGACAGGAATGAAGCTTTTAGTTGGAGTCTGTACAGAGGAGCAACAAACATTGATTGTTCAGAAAGCATATAGCATGGTATCATCAGTGCTCCCACTCCCACTGAAATCAATGACACGCTGTCTTTTGGCTGTAGATGAGTTAGTTCCTTCACATTCTGTTCAAGAAACAGCTCTGATCGGCATGCTTTCATCGGTTATAGTTGGCCTTCGGCTTCAAACACCTGTTCCAGATATGATAGTGATGATTAACCTCTTTACAGTCTTTCTACTGAATGGACAACTGCCAGCTGCTTATGCATTAGCTTCTATTTTCAATAAGTATCTACACAATCCAGAGTTTTCACATGAGAATCAACTGGATAAAATATTTGATGATATTCTTGAGAGGTGTTTCTCAACTGTATTAGCCAACAGCTACTCAAAGATATCCCACTCTTCTGTTGACACTTCAAATGATGCTAATTTCTTATATGTGTCCTCTGGAAACATAGCTTCTAAGATTGATATCTTGTCTGGCTTAGCCTGGATTGGCAAAGGATTACTTATGAGAGGAGACGAGAAGATGAAGGACATTTCAATGTTTCTGCTTAAGTGTCTATGCTCAGGCGAAACTTTGGCTAGTACTCCAGCTCACGAGGAAGAATCTTGTGGCAGTGATTCATCAGATACTTCTATTGCAACATCTGCAGCTGGCGCATTCAATGTAATGATGAGTGATTCAGAAGTTTGCCTAAATAAAAAATTTCATGCAAGAATAAAGCCATTATATAAGCAGCGTTTCTTCTCAATAATGATGCCGATCTTCCTCTCTAAAATCAAGGAAGCAACTTCAATGGAAACAAAGTAAGTATTCGACATCCCTAATATTTTGTTCCTGCAATCGTTTGATGATTACTATATGCTTTTTCCGGTCACATGCTTCTCAAACATTATTCTGCTCCAGTGCATCATTGCTATTCCCCTTTATATGTTTTCTTGTACTGGTATCTTCGTAAGTTTGAGGACATGTCAATATATATGTTCTGCCATTTCAGTTGGAAAATCGTAAGCTCTTTTGTTTTGGGATTTTGATGACAAGCTTTCATGCATACAGTTGTGGTTTGTTCTGTTTTATTCTTTGTAAAATGCCAAAGGGTTTGGATTCTTTCTTGCTGTAGCTGGGCATTCATATCTCTGCATTAGACATGTTAGGGAAAGAAGTGGCACCATTACTAATACTGATGTGTTAGTTTAATAAAAAGTTGGTGCTGACACCCTGAAATGGATGCATGACTTGAGAAATTTATTATGCCATGCATATCTGGACATGGCGACATGTTACTTTTAATAATGTAACTTTGTAACCTAAAATATTTGTTTGCATAATTTGAAAATTTTTGCTTCTCCTTATGAACTGTCTCGTCATGTTAAAAGAAATATGTATTTAATTATGTTGGTTACTATTGCTTGGTGATGGCTATATATTTTATGTTTTACTTATGAATTTAGCAACTGCTTGTGGATCATTTTTTGCCTTGTTCAATTCTAAATCTCTTAAAATGATAGAAAAAATTGCCACCAATTGCAGGTTGGCACTGTACCAAGCTTTTGGGCATATCATTTCAAATGCTCCAGTACCAGCAGTTATAACTGAAGCTCATCAGGTTACAACTATTTGATCATGATAGACATACCCATGTAATTATATTTAGAAAGTACAGTCCTTTGTTGGGTCAGAGCTTACTAATTGGCTTATCATCTTGCAGATTTTACTTGTCATGGTTGATAGCTTAGCTAAATTGAGTGTGGAAATTCAGGACAAGGATTTGGTGTACAATTTGTTACTTGTCCTGTCTGGAATGTTAATGGACGAAAAGGGTGAGATCATTTATATTGCTTTATCTTTACATTCTTACCATGTTTCTAATTTATAGGTATTAACACAATTAGTCATGCCATCCAGATGTATAATTTCTGTGTATTCTTTTATACGGTCCTTTAAGTTCCCCATTTTGTTATTTTCTTCTGCAAATTTAGATCCAGTCAATGTTCATTTTGATACTGATCTAATGTGATGTAAGTTATTAACTTCATGTTTTTCCTAACCAGGCAAAGAGTGCATTCTGGACAATATCCACATCACCGTCAGTGTTCTTACCCAGCTTGTTTCCTATCCTCATATGATGGTAAGTTAGTATTACGTGTATTTATCCGTTTGTGCTAATTGTCCTTTTTTATATTTTGTGATCTAATATATTCCACAACCTTTTCCCTTAGGTTGTTCGGGAGACAGCATTACAATGTTTAGTAGCCCTTTCTACTTTTCCTCACTCAAAAATCTTTCCTATGCGGCTAAAGGTTAGTTTTCTGTTTATCTATATCTTTCATTGGTAAAATATATGTAATATGGCCATAGAGTAACTATAAGGTTGCCCAAGTCTTGAAACCATATCATGTTATCGTTCATAGACTCTAATGTTGGCCCAGCCTGCTCGAGGTGAGGTCCCTGACCTCCTCCCCGGCATACTCACACACTCACAGCTAGAGATAGAAGGGGAAGCAGTAGTGAATACACACTGGTGGGTGCTGCTTAAAAAAAACTGAGCTGCAGCTGCTCTCCTTATATGCACATACTAAGTCAAATAGAAGTACAAGGTATGGCACACAACTACTAGCTACTGTTGCTACCACTATACCACTACTTGCTACTGTTTCTGCCACTACTTGCTACTGCTGCCATATTGCTACTTGCAGCTGCTACTGTTTTCTCCAACTTGCTGCCGCCAGACATTGGCATGGCATGATCAAACAAAAAGAGCAAGAGCAGGAGAATTAACTAACATCTAATTGAGAAGATGATCAGGCGTCATCCTCCCACTGTTCACTTTCAGTGCGAGGGATAAATGAGATGCAATGTATCTCATGATAAGTTCGTATTGTTAAGTTCAGGGCAGAATTCAGCAGGAAGTTATAAGGGATCGCGGGTGTCCTAATATAGAAGCTGAGTGTTGTTACATGAAAAGCTATCTTGGAAAAAAAACTCATACCAGAATGATACATTCATGCAGGTTCTACAGGCAGCAATCAAGGCTCTCGATGATAAGAAAAGGGCTGTTCGTCAAGAGGCTGTTCGGTGTCGACAAACATGGTGCGTACACTTTACTGGCTGCCCATTTTATAAATTTTGGAGCAAACAACTCTTTGTTGCCTGATGGATTGTTTTCATTCAATACATTCAGGCAGTCGTTTGCTTAAGGGAGGCCCCTTTCAGTTGTCACATAGTTGGAAGTTGTCGAGTTGCTTACTAAGCAATCATGTTGGTACTTGATGAGTGTACACGATTGGTACGTCATGCTTTAGTCTTTTGGTTGTTTCAACTTTACACTTGGGTATTGCTATACATTTCTAGGTTAATTACCTTTCTGCTCAATGCACATACACAGGGTATCTGCGCCATCACGTAAGGTGAGAGTGGACACCGAGGATTGGTTCCTGTCTAATATCTGTTTCCTGGATCAGCTGCCAAGTTCCGAATGTTGGATAAGTCTCTGACGAACCATGAACCATGGGAGAAATGTGCCTGGAATTTTCCCTCAATCTGGGTTGCCAGCTCTTcagtccttttcttttccttgacCCCGAACGTTGTTTTGCAGGAATGCAGGATACAAAACCAAATAGGATCACTTGAAAATGTAACCCTGGTCTCGCTGATGCATTGTATTTTCTCCCTGATGTTGTAGAGTTTAAGCATGACAAAGGTCAAAACATGTACCATGCTGCTATGCATGTCTTAATAGTTCAGTTTGGCTTTCATGTTTGCAACAGGCTCTAAATGTGTCTCATCGTCGAGCATGTCTCAAACACCGTTGTAAGAGATAATTATAGTGACCTAATTGTGGCAGGTTGTGCAGTATGTACAATATTATCCCATACGATTTTCAGTATTGTGACGTTTACAGTCTCTGTCTGAACAGTACAGCTATGTACTATGTTGGAAAACGATTTGCTATAGCTGTATCTCGGTGAATATTTCTTCTATGCGAAGCATGCAACAGATCATTTGTTTATTCCCACGATGAACTATTTTTTCGTATGGAATAAATCCACGTTTGGTGCCTCAACTCGTCTCTCATTTTTTACCTCAACTCCAGTACCGTTCACTTTGTATGCATGTTAAAGTTTTGGCCCTTGAGGCACACTAAAGCAATTTTGAGTTGACATGGTAGTGGGTTTTTTATTTAAATTAGTAGAAAACAAATTCTCAAATCACCTCCGAATTTTTCTTAAAAATCATGTAGATATTTTAGGACCTAAGAAATCCCCCAAAAATAAGTGTATCTCCTTTTTTTCTGAAATTGGTGGTCTACAACTGTGACAAGTCCCCTGGGCAATAATACTCAACGGAAGATCTAATATAAACGTTGAAGACTCTTCCTGTCCGATTGGAAGAACTGGAGATTAGATAGCATTTCTGGTGTACTTATTTCTTCCATCTGCCAACACCTCCCAGCTACTCTGACCACACTATGCTTCAGGTGTGACGATCAGGTAGAACACTTCTCTGAAGAGCAAGAGAAGGCACTTGAATGCTTCTCTGAAGAGTAAAAGAAGGCACTTCAGCTCCTCACCACCCTCCGAGAGCTCCGGTTTCAGTGCTGCAACCTGCAGTCCCAACCTGCTGGATTGTGAAAGATCCATTCAGTCAGGAGCTTGGTAATCTGTTCTTGCCCAGTTATCCAGTCACTGCCTGATGAAGAGAAGCTTCGCAGTTCACTACTGCACCTAGATGCTCATTCTGGCTGCAGTGAGCTACGGCAGTGTAAGAATTACAAAGTAAAAGGCTAGAATAATTCAAGGAAACAATTTTTCTAATCGGCAATTTCCATCTGATTTTATTTTTCGCGTGTCATCAAACAAAACTAGATGTAGCTTAACTGTATCTGGCCCAAACTAGTCTTGAAGGTCCTCCTTGGTCTGTATGATTCCATGTTGCAGGTCCCTCTCCCTCCTGAAAGCTTCAAAACCTTGAAGGTCTGTAGAATTCAGGCTCCAGAGTGTGCCTGCACATCTTGGACTACATATTCCACACAATTATCTATTCAAATGCTTACATCCTGTAAAGAAGAGGCTTTGGTATCATATGTAGATTGTTCTTATATCAAATTAGCAAAGGAGTCCAGGTGGGTTATCTTAGATCAAATTTAACTATAGATTCTCGATCTACGCAGTCAATGTTCAGACAAGA is part of the Panicum hallii strain FIL2 chromosome 2, PHallii_v3.1, whole genome shotgun sequence genome and encodes:
- the LOC112880508 gene encoding MMS19 nucleotide excision repair protein homolog, whose product is MARVPLGEWVPHVEAYVDVSRPAAQHSASVDALAALVNKDRLALFDLVSKMEMYLTTTDHIVRSRGILLLGEILSRISVKWLDVNTITTLSDFFISRLSDWQAIRGALVGCLALLHRKQGVGCIVFADVKRLVESFLQNVQVQSLAAADRKLCFQILSCILDRYPEAIKTMDGEQLYWICEAIDEEKDPECLKLSFHVVEVVMKLFPDPSGLAAQFASEFFEILSKYFPVYFTHGAGDDLNATRDDLSRALMNAFCSTPYFEPFAIPLLLDKLSSSLPLAKLESLKYLDNCIRFYGADRMVRHASAVWLKLKEVIFSLSPEQLLLTSGSAKDAEKNKNQMVSETLNCLKTAITYIDSSDKDLFINLILLDEDIVNKIHSISSAEKSILSSLEDLAQVNALGSVISILAESSTYFCTRVFQEHLTHLVDILGTSTDYESRQLNTCNGSSSAAVNYGALYLCVQMLASCREVALVSYAECSSLKLAKESWWLILEKKLDQLIHLLGLFLTLDSRSMQSMFRQEYDACAVKGLLTLATFPEQCSPLQANAFEDILAMLTSVITSKFENVDLWRLSLKALTSIGSSIIEFNASQKEVIYCRTVVDKIVSLLESYDGSMPLSLRLEASYEVGTAGLNHMLRVARSLEGAVVTNISKANGRMECAEYVAHLFECYSSRVLPWLFTSGGINELALSFAMHLLDEIKDLSMLDRISSQGLLDSLMTGMKLLVGVCTEEQQTLIVQKAYSMVSSVLPLPLKSMTRCLLAVDELVPSHSVQETALIGMLSSVIVGLRLQTPVPDMIVMINLFTVFLLNGQLPAAYALASIFNKYLHNPEFSHENQLDKIFDDILERCFSTVLANSYSKISHSSVDTSNDANFLYVSSGNIASKIDILSGLAWIGKGLLMRGDEKMKDISMFLLKCLCSGETLASTPAHEEESCGSDSSDTSIATSAAGAFNVMMSDSEVCLNKKFHARIKPLYKQRFFSIMMPIFLSKIKEATSMETKLALYQAFGHIISNAPVPAVITEAHQILLVMVDSLAKLSVEIQDKDLVYNLLLVLSGMLMDEKGKECILDNIHITVSVLTQLVSYPHMMVVRETALQCLVALSTFPHSKIFPMRLKVLQAAIKALDDKKRAVRQEAVRCRQTWQSFA